A region of Streptomyces sp. R44 DNA encodes the following proteins:
- a CDS encoding helix-turn-helix transcriptional regulator: MEDIDAIALLQDPVRRRLYEYVVAQGREVGRNEAAEAIGVARTLAAHHLDKLTGAGLLESGSRRLSGRSGPGAGRPAKVYTRARGERSVSLPARDYRTAAELLAEAAEQAGLDAGLCAAARRRGEALRDGAGPCGGLDEARETLAARGYEPFLEGDAVRMRNCPFHAVAESFPPLVCGMNLALLEGLLGTEGAVHARMDARPGECCVVVEASKNNVD; this comes from the coding sequence GTGGAGGACATCGACGCGATCGCGCTGCTGCAGGATCCTGTACGGCGCCGCCTGTACGAGTACGTGGTGGCCCAGGGCCGCGAGGTCGGCCGCAACGAGGCCGCCGAGGCCATCGGGGTGGCGCGCACCCTCGCCGCGCACCATCTGGACAAGCTGACCGGGGCCGGGCTCCTGGAGAGCGGCAGTCGCCGGCTCTCGGGGCGCTCCGGGCCGGGGGCGGGCCGTCCGGCCAAGGTGTACACCCGGGCGCGGGGCGAGCGGTCGGTGTCGCTGCCCGCCCGCGACTACCGCACGGCCGCCGAGCTGCTCGCCGAGGCCGCCGAGCAGGCCGGGCTCGACGCCGGCCTCTGCGCGGCCGCCCGCCGCCGGGGTGAGGCCCTGCGCGATGGGGCGGGGCCCTGCGGCGGCCTCGACGAGGCGAGGGAGACGCTGGCGGCCCGCGGCTACGAGCCCTTCCTCGAAGGTGATGCCGTGCGTATGCGCAACTGTCCCTTCCATGCCGTCGCCGAGAGCTTCCCGCCGCTCGTCTGCGGCATGAACCTCGCCCTCCTCGAAGGGCTGCTCGGTACGGAGGGGGCCGTACACGCGCGCATGGACGCCCGGCCGGGGGAGTGCTGCGTGGTGGTCGAAGCTTCTAAAAACAATGTCGATTGA
- a CDS encoding serine hydrolase domain-containing protein, translating to MRRPRSPLPPRRAAAAALAALLALGAPATAAAGPAGDPGHRRPCVASRVPDRGPARDILRIAEQAKADMGLKSVILRVTVDGREVVTTALGESMTGVPATPAMHFRNGNIAIAYMGTALLRLVDQGKVRLDDPVARWLPGLKDGDRITLRMLAASTTGLVDYVRLPAFQQAVVADPFRQWTADELVRLSTSQQRWYEPGTNWSYSHANFVLLGAALEKITGTRLDVLLQRQVLDPLRLRETSNSFTPDIPEPVLHAFTSDRGTYEESTFWNPSWTTAPGAVETTDICDLASSAAGIGSGRLLSPSSYRELLNPGTVGLGHATKKCPATVCIAQTEATHYGLGLLVLGDWVSQHPLFFGYSASQAYLPSERLSIAVSTTNGPDAAAGHTAHVITQRIAAALAPSHPIPDFG from the coding sequence ATGAGACGACCCCGCTCCCCCCTCCCCCCGCGCCGTGCCGCGGCCGCCGCCCTCGCCGCGCTCCTCGCCCTCGGCGCCCCCGCCACGGCGGCCGCGGGCCCGGCGGGCGACCCCGGCCACCGCCGTCCCTGCGTCGCCTCCCGGGTGCCCGATCGCGGACCGGCCCGAGACATCCTGCGGATCGCCGAGCAGGCCAAGGCGGACATGGGCCTCAAGTCCGTGATCCTGCGGGTCACCGTCGACGGCCGCGAGGTCGTCACCACCGCGCTCGGCGAGTCGATGACGGGGGTACCGGCGACGCCCGCCATGCACTTCCGGAACGGCAACATCGCGATCGCCTACATGGGCACGGCGCTGCTGCGTCTCGTCGACCAGGGCAAGGTCCGGCTCGACGACCCCGTCGCCCGCTGGCTGCCCGGCCTCAAGGACGGCGACCGGATCACCCTGCGCATGCTGGCCGCGTCCACCACCGGTCTCGTCGACTACGTGAGACTCCCCGCGTTCCAGCAGGCCGTCGTCGCCGACCCCTTTCGCCAGTGGACGGCCGACGAACTCGTGCGGCTCTCGACGAGCCAGCAGCGGTGGTACGAGCCGGGCACCAACTGGAGCTACTCGCACGCCAACTTCGTCCTGCTCGGCGCCGCCCTGGAGAAGATCACCGGCACCCGGCTCGACGTCCTGCTGCAGCGGCAGGTCCTGGACCCGCTCCGCCTGCGCGAGACCAGCAACTCCTTCACCCCCGACATCCCGGAACCCGTCCTGCACGCTTTCACCTCGGACCGGGGGACGTACGAGGAGTCCACCTTCTGGAACCCCTCGTGGACGACCGCTCCCGGCGCGGTGGAGACCACGGACATCTGCGACCTGGCGAGCTCGGCCGCCGGCATCGGCTCGGGCCGGCTGCTCTCGCCCTCCTCCTACCGGGAGTTGCTGAACCCGGGAACGGTCGGCCTGGGCCACGCCACCAAGAAGTGCCCGGCGACGGTCTGCATCGCGCAGACCGAGGCCACCCACTACGGGCTCGGCCTCCTGGTGCTCGGCGACTGGGTGTCCCAGCATCCGCTGTTCTTCGGATACTCGGCGTCCCAGGCGTATCTGCCGTCGGAGCGGCTGTCCATCGCGGTCTCGACCACGAACGGCCCCGACGCCGCCGCCGGGCACACGGCGCACGTGATCACCCAGCGGATCGCCGCCGCACTGGCCCCGTCGCACCCGATCCCCGACTTCGGCTGA
- a CDS encoding EF-hand domain-containing protein, which produces MSLPQVAPQAPVTPKARIYAMLDTDGDGVASKHDYFVRIDRAQAATGRADDDPLVIAARATGERAWAAMDANGDGVMTYEEYIAWVDADKFDNICQYALGALFDLADDDQDGKLDRSQFTLLREALGNRADNAGAAFDALDADGDGRVGRAEYLASIRAYVTGDGSAMGDVLY; this is translated from the coding sequence ATGTCGCTCCCCCAGGTCGCCCCACAGGCCCCCGTGACCCCGAAGGCCCGCATCTACGCGATGCTGGACACCGACGGAGACGGAGTCGCCTCGAAGCACGACTACTTCGTCCGCATCGACCGGGCCCAGGCGGCGACCGGACGCGCCGACGACGACCCCCTGGTCATCGCCGCACGCGCCACGGGCGAACGCGCCTGGGCCGCGATGGACGCCAACGGCGACGGCGTGATGACCTACGAGGAGTACATCGCCTGGGTGGACGCGGACAAGTTCGACAACATCTGCCAGTACGCGCTGGGCGCCCTGTTCGACCTCGCCGACGACGACCAGGACGGCAAGCTGGACCGGTCGCAGTTCACCCTGCTGCGCGAGGCGCTCGGCAACCGGGCCGACAACGCCGGCGCGGCCTTCGACGCGCTGGACGCCGACGGGGACGGACGCGTCGGCCGCGCGGAGTACCTGGCGTCGATCCGCGCGTACGTCACGGGCGACGGGTCGGCCATGGGGGACGTCCTGTACTGA
- a CDS encoding GH1 family beta-glucosidase has translation MTSSPTGPTDPTRIPGLPADFVWGASTAAYQIEGAAEEDGKGPSIWDTFVRRPGAVRDGHTGDVACDHYHRSDEDVALMRRLGLDAYRFSVSWPRVLPAGAGKVEPRGLDFYDRLVDALLDAGIEPTPTLFHWDLPQALEDEGGWLNRTTAHRFAEYAAVVADRLGDRVKRWITLNEPFVHMSFGYGFGVHAPGRALLLDALPVAHHQLLGHGLATAALRAAVPDGQVLIANNCTPVRLRPDARTDEDEAAATAYDVLHNRLFNDPILLGSCPDLSAYGMADPSWGGVVREGDLATISAPLDGLGVNYYNPTWVTAPADPAAGLPFDLTDPQEAYRRTAFGWPVVPDGLTDLLTGLKDRYGDALPPVWITESGCSQPAGRHDQERIDYLAGHITAVADAVDRGVDVRGYFTWSLLDNFEWAEGYHQRFGLVEVDFATGLRTPRASFDWYRELIASHRGVSTSPRA, from the coding sequence GTGACCTCCAGCCCCACCGGTCCCACCGATCCCACTCGAATCCCGGGCCTCCCGGCCGATTTCGTCTGGGGCGCCTCGACCGCCGCGTACCAGATCGAAGGCGCGGCCGAGGAGGACGGCAAGGGGCCCTCGATCTGGGACACCTTCGTACGGCGCCCCGGGGCCGTCCGCGACGGCCACACCGGCGACGTCGCCTGCGACCACTACCACCGGTCCGACGAGGACGTCGCGCTGATGCGGCGGCTCGGACTCGACGCGTACCGGTTCTCGGTCTCCTGGCCGCGCGTCCTGCCGGCCGGTGCGGGCAAGGTCGAGCCGCGCGGCCTCGACTTCTACGACCGGCTGGTCGACGCGCTGCTGGACGCCGGGATCGAGCCGACGCCCACCCTCTTCCACTGGGACCTGCCGCAGGCCCTGGAGGACGAGGGCGGCTGGCTGAACCGCACGACCGCGCACCGGTTCGCCGAGTACGCGGCGGTGGTGGCGGACCGGCTCGGTGACCGGGTCAAGCGGTGGATCACCCTGAACGAGCCGTTCGTGCACATGTCCTTCGGCTACGGCTTCGGCGTCCACGCCCCGGGCCGGGCCCTGCTGCTCGACGCACTGCCCGTCGCGCACCACCAGCTGCTCGGCCACGGCCTGGCGACCGCGGCGCTGCGGGCGGCCGTCCCGGACGGGCAGGTGCTCATCGCCAACAACTGCACGCCCGTACGGCTGCGCCCGGACGCCCGCACCGACGAGGACGAAGCGGCGGCCACGGCGTACGACGTGCTGCACAACCGCCTCTTCAACGACCCGATTCTGCTGGGCAGTTGTCCCGACCTCTCCGCGTACGGCATGGCCGACCCGAGCTGGGGAGGCGTGGTGCGCGAGGGCGATCTCGCGACCATCTCCGCACCGCTGGACGGACTGGGCGTCAACTACTACAACCCGACCTGGGTGACCGCCCCGGCCGATCCCGCCGCGGGGCTCCCCTTCGACCTGACCGATCCTCAGGAGGCGTACCGGCGGACCGCGTTCGGCTGGCCGGTGGTCCCCGACGGACTCACGGATCTGCTCACCGGCCTCAAGGACCGCTACGGCGACGCCCTCCCGCCGGTGTGGATCACCGAGAGCGGCTGCTCGCAGCCGGCCGGGCGGCACGACCAGGAACGCATCGACTACCTCGCCGGACACATCACGGCGGTCGCGGACGCCGTGGACCGAGGGGTCGACGTACGCGGCTACTTCACCTGGTCGCTGCTCGACAACTTCGAGTGGGCCGAGGGCTACCACCAGCGTTTCGGCCTCGTCGAGGTCGACTTCGCCACGGGACTCCGCACGCCCCGGGCGAGCTTCGACTGGTACCGCGAGCTGATCGCCTCCCACCGCGGCGTCAGCACCTCCCCCAGGGCCTGA
- a CDS encoding alpha/beta hydrolase, which yields MSEKPTIVLVHGFWGGAAHWANVIVELNKRGYDRIHAVENPLTSLADDAERTRKMIKQVDGPVVLVGHSYGGAVITEAGDLPNVTALVYIAAFAPDAGESPGGISQEMPPAAFENIAPDSDGYLWIKQDKFHESFAQDLAPDEALVMAVTQKAPLGSTFGDNVTAPAWRNKPVWYQVSTEDRMIHPDNERRMAARMNPRKTVELDASHASLASRAEAVVNLIEDAANATAG from the coding sequence ATGAGCGAGAAGCCCACCATCGTCCTGGTCCACGGTTTCTGGGGCGGCGCCGCCCACTGGGCGAACGTCATCGTCGAGCTGAACAAGCGCGGTTACGACAGGATCCACGCCGTCGAGAACCCGCTCACCTCGCTCGCCGACGACGCCGAGCGCACCCGCAAGATGATCAAGCAGGTCGACGGTCCCGTCGTCCTCGTCGGTCACTCGTACGGCGGCGCCGTCATCACCGAGGCCGGCGACCTGCCCAACGTCACCGCCCTCGTCTACATCGCGGCCTTCGCGCCGGACGCCGGCGAGAGCCCGGGCGGGATCAGCCAGGAGATGCCGCCCGCCGCCTTCGAGAACATCGCACCCGACTCCGACGGCTACCTCTGGATCAAGCAGGACAAGTTCCACGAGAGCTTCGCCCAGGACCTCGCGCCCGACGAGGCCCTCGTCATGGCCGTCACCCAGAAGGCGCCACTCGGCTCCACCTTCGGCGACAACGTCACCGCACCGGCCTGGCGCAACAAGCCCGTCTGGTACCAGGTGTCCACCGAGGACCGCATGATCCACCCCGACAACGAGCGCCGGATGGCGGCGCGCATGAACCCGCGCAAGACCGTCGAACTCGACGCGAGCCACGCCTCCCTGGCCTCCCGGGCCGAGGCCGTCGTCAATCTGATCGAGGACGCCGCGAACGCCACCGCCGGCTGA
- a CDS encoding cytosine permease: MERRTIEVIPDAERHGTPRSQFTLWFGANMQITAIVDGALSVVFGADALWAIPALLIGNVLGGIVMALHSAQGPRLGVPQMISSRAQFGVHGAVLPLLLVILMYLGFAATGSVLAGQALAELLHIDNTQVGILVFGALTAVVAVTGYRLIHAAGRVATVAGVLGLGYLLVRLFTQYDVGAHIGTKGFEAATFLLAVGLGAGWQLTFGPYVADYSRYLPRDTSTRATFWSTFAGSVIGSQWAMTLGALTAAVAGKAFLTDQVGFLGELAGPAALAFLIYLVIVVGKLTVNCLNAYGGFMSILTTVTAFDGRSRISATARAAYIVGFTAVSIVIALAASADFLNNFKNFVLLILMVFTPWSAINLVDYYLVSRERVDIPALYDPEGRYGRWNVTALTCYVVGVAVQIPFLATKLYTGAITRKLDGADISWIVGLVVTGAVYWLWVRRTADPPAETVHPATPEDDNRMTAPVG; the protein is encoded by the coding sequence ATGGAGAGGCGCACCATCGAGGTCATTCCCGACGCCGAGCGGCACGGCACGCCGCGCAGCCAGTTCACGCTGTGGTTCGGCGCCAACATGCAGATCACCGCCATCGTCGACGGCGCGCTGTCCGTCGTCTTCGGCGCGGACGCGCTGTGGGCGATACCCGCCCTGCTCATCGGCAACGTCCTCGGCGGCATCGTGATGGCGCTGCACTCCGCGCAGGGCCCCCGGCTCGGCGTCCCGCAGATGATCTCCAGCCGCGCGCAGTTCGGCGTCCACGGCGCGGTCCTGCCGCTGCTGCTCGTGATCCTCATGTACCTCGGCTTCGCCGCGACCGGCAGCGTGCTGGCCGGGCAGGCGCTCGCCGAGCTGCTGCACATCGACAACACACAGGTCGGCATCCTCGTCTTCGGCGCCCTGACGGCCGTCGTCGCCGTCACCGGCTACCGGCTGATCCACGCCGCCGGCCGCGTCGCCACCGTCGCCGGGGTGCTGGGCCTCGGCTATCTCCTCGTGCGGCTGTTCACCCAGTACGACGTCGGCGCGCACATCGGGACCAAGGGCTTCGAGGCGGCGACCTTCCTGCTCGCCGTGGGGCTCGGTGCCGGATGGCAGCTGACCTTCGGCCCGTACGTCGCCGACTACTCGCGCTACCTGCCCCGCGACACCAGCACGCGCGCGACGTTCTGGTCGACGTTCGCCGGTTCCGTCATCGGCTCGCAGTGGGCCATGACGCTGGGCGCGCTCACCGCGGCCGTCGCGGGCAAGGCCTTCCTCACCGACCAGGTGGGCTTCCTCGGCGAGCTGGCCGGTCCTGCCGCACTCGCCTTCCTCATCTACCTGGTGATCGTGGTCGGGAAGCTGACCGTCAACTGCCTCAACGCGTACGGCGGTTTCATGTCGATCCTGACGACCGTCACGGCCTTCGACGGCCGCTCGCGGATCTCGGCGACCGCCCGTGCCGCCTACATCGTCGGCTTCACCGCGGTGTCGATCGTCATCGCCCTCGCCGCCAGCGCCGACTTCCTGAACAACTTCAAGAACTTCGTGCTCCTGATCCTGATGGTGTTCACCCCGTGGAGCGCGATCAACCTGGTCGACTACTACCTGGTCTCCCGGGAACGGGTCGACATCCCCGCGCTGTACGACCCCGAGGGCCGCTACGGGCGCTGGAACGTCACCGCGCTGACCTGTTACGTCGTGGGCGTCGCCGTCCAGATCCCGTTCCTGGCCACCAAGCTGTACACCGGCGCGATCACCAGGAAGCTCGACGGCGCCGACATCTCGTGGATCGTCGGCCTGGTCGTCACCGGCGCCGTGTACTGGCTCTGGGTCCGCCGCACGGCCGACCCGCCCGCCGAAACCGTCCACCCGGCCACCCCCGAGGACGACAACCGCATGACGGCCCCCGTCGGCTGA
- a CDS encoding MFS transporter: MAHAPEEAAEDAVAAVLAEPTVPVTAGWTASLSLSTLAVFMAFMTPIQILLPLQLEQIDPHDKNTALSLVTGLGALVAVLANPIAGAWSDRTTGRFGRRRPWILGGALAGAAGLAVTASQHTVAGVAVGWCLAQAGLNAMLAGVTTPIADRVPLTQRAVVSGWTGLMQSVGLVLGALITALLVTGVRSGYATLAVLTVVLALPFVLRHAEPPLPRELRPSVDVRTLARSFWVSPRKHPDFGWAWLTRFLINLGNALGTLYLFYFLADAVHYGDPGTGVLILTVVYTLCAALTAIPVGVLSDRMGRRKGFVVVCSLVMAAAALLLALVHTWPSALAAAAVLGAGYGIYLAVDQALVTQVLPEAADRAKDLGVINIANSGPQVLAPALASPVIAHLGGYTGLYATAALVILAGGLLVHRIRGVA; this comes from the coding sequence ATGGCCCACGCCCCGGAAGAGGCCGCCGAGGACGCCGTCGCCGCCGTCCTCGCCGAGCCCACCGTCCCGGTCACGGCGGGCTGGACGGCGAGCCTCTCGCTCTCCACGCTGGCCGTCTTCATGGCCTTCATGACGCCCATCCAGATCCTGCTGCCGCTCCAGCTGGAGCAGATCGACCCGCACGACAAGAACACCGCGCTGTCGCTGGTCACCGGTCTCGGCGCGCTCGTCGCCGTGCTCGCCAACCCGATCGCCGGCGCGTGGTCGGACCGGACCACCGGCCGGTTCGGCCGGCGCCGGCCCTGGATCCTCGGCGGCGCCCTCGCCGGGGCGGCGGGCCTCGCGGTCACCGCCTCCCAGCACACGGTGGCGGGCGTCGCCGTCGGCTGGTGCCTCGCCCAGGCGGGCCTCAACGCGATGCTGGCGGGGGTCACCACTCCGATCGCCGACCGTGTGCCGCTGACGCAGCGCGCGGTGGTCTCCGGCTGGACGGGCCTCATGCAGTCGGTCGGGCTGGTCCTGGGCGCGCTCATCACCGCCCTCCTCGTGACCGGCGTCCGCTCCGGCTACGCCACGCTGGCCGTACTCACGGTCGTACTGGCCCTGCCGTTCGTCCTGCGCCACGCCGAGCCGCCGCTGCCGCGGGAGCTGCGCCCCTCCGTCGACGTCCGCACCCTCGCCCGCTCGTTCTGGGTGAGCCCACGGAAGCACCCCGACTTCGGCTGGGCGTGGCTCACCCGGTTCCTGATCAACCTCGGGAACGCCCTGGGCACGCTCTACCTGTTCTACTTCCTCGCCGACGCCGTCCACTACGGCGACCCCGGCACCGGCGTGCTGATCCTGACCGTGGTCTACACCCTCTGCGCGGCGCTCACGGCGATCCCCGTGGGGGTGCTGTCCGACCGCATGGGACGCCGCAAGGGATTCGTCGTCGTCTGTTCCCTGGTCATGGCGGCCGCCGCGCTGCTGCTCGCCCTGGTCCACACCTGGCCGTCCGCCCTCGCCGCCGCGGCCGTGCTCGGCGCGGGCTACGGCATCTATCTCGCCGTCGACCAGGCGCTGGTCACCCAGGTCCTGCCCGAGGCCGCCGACCGCGCGAAGGATCTCGGCGTCATCAACATCGCGAACTCGGGCCCGCAGGTCCTGGCCCCGGCGCTCGCCTCACCGGTCATCGCCCACCTCGGCGGCTACACCGGCCTGTACGCCACGGCGGCCCTGGTGATCCTGGCCGGCGGCCTCCTCGTCCACCGCATCAGGGGCGTGGCCTGA
- a CDS encoding DUF3291 domain-containing protein, which produces MTASRHPAHLAQLNVATLRYPLDDPRVAPFVEMLDPVNAAADGTPGFVWRLVEDGEGDATGLRPLGDDVIVNLSVWESQEALWDFAYRSGHLEVMRKRRDWFHRHVEAHLVLWWVPAGHVPTVGEAVERLADLRAHGPSPRAFTFASSYTAAEAAAEAEAASEAEAATAAVTVAEAAEHAPDGDSATV; this is translated from the coding sequence ATGACCGCATCCCGGCACCCCGCCCACCTCGCCCAGCTCAACGTCGCCACGCTCCGGTACCCCCTCGACGACCCGCGCGTGGCGCCGTTCGTCGAGATGCTCGATCCGGTCAACGCCGCCGCCGACGGGACGCCCGGCTTCGTGTGGCGGCTCGTGGAGGACGGGGAGGGCGACGCCACCGGGCTGCGGCCGCTGGGCGACGACGTCATCGTCAACCTGTCGGTGTGGGAGAGCCAGGAGGCCCTGTGGGACTTCGCCTACCGCAGCGGACATCTGGAGGTCATGCGCAAGCGCCGTGACTGGTTCCACCGGCACGTCGAGGCGCACCTGGTGCTCTGGTGGGTCCCCGCCGGGCACGTCCCGACCGTCGGCGAGGCCGTGGAGCGACTGGCGGATCTGCGGGCGCACGGGCCCTCGCCGCGCGCCTTCACCTTCGCCTCGTCCTACACCGCAGCGGAAGCCGCGGCCGAAGCGGAAGCCGCGAGCGAAGCCGAAGCCGCCACGGCCGCAGTCACCGTCGCCGAGGCCGCCGAGCACGCGCCGGACGGGGACTCGGCGACGGTCTGA
- a CDS encoding TetR/AcrR family transcriptional regulator has translation MTETRKPGPDPRPRLRRQPQQARSRARVEAILGAADRLLSQEGYEALTMRRIAEEAAVPVGSIYQFYPDKGAVVDALGRRYLEGFAAAIDELVGRAVEGELTDLVGTMVDVYSELFRSQPGGMALWAGRHLSPELARADEASNALIAEGLRRIVEHLTGAPGGERVRRATRMVVWAANAVLHEVFKGEGEPDLETVDELKRMLDRYWEDLHGRLTAEEASEKG, from the coding sequence GTGACGGAGACGAGGAAGCCGGGGCCGGACCCCCGGCCGCGGCTGCGGAGGCAGCCCCAGCAGGCACGCAGCCGGGCCAGGGTCGAGGCGATCCTCGGCGCGGCCGACCGGCTCCTGTCCCAGGAGGGGTACGAGGCGCTGACGATGCGGCGGATCGCCGAGGAGGCGGCCGTGCCGGTCGGCAGCATCTACCAGTTCTATCCGGACAAGGGCGCCGTGGTGGACGCGCTCGGCCGGCGGTACCTGGAGGGGTTCGCGGCCGCCATCGACGAGCTCGTCGGACGGGCCGTCGAGGGCGAACTGACCGATCTGGTCGGCACGATGGTCGACGTCTACAGCGAGCTGTTCCGGTCCCAGCCGGGCGGCATGGCGCTGTGGGCCGGACGGCACCTCAGCCCCGAGCTCGCGCGGGCCGACGAGGCGAGCAACGCGCTCATCGCGGAGGGCCTGCGGCGCATCGTGGAGCACCTGACCGGCGCTCCCGGCGGCGAGCGGGTACGGCGGGCGACGCGGATGGTGGTGTGGGCGGCGAACGCCGTGCTGCACGAGGTGTTCAAGGGCGAGGGCGAGCCGGATCTGGAGACCGTGGACGAGCTCAAGCGGATGCTCGATCGCTACTGGGAGGACCTGCACGGTCGGCTGACCGCGGAGGAGGCCTCGGAGAAGGGGTGA
- a CDS encoding SDR family NAD(P)-dependent oxidoreductase, with protein sequence MTHPTTLITGVTQGMGRALALDLAPRGGTLLLHGRNAGRLEAVAAEARAAGPGTTVRTYLADLSDLDQVHAMAARIRADEPYLDGLIHNAVAGGGARPLVRELSAQGHELRFAVNHLAPYALTRALLPLLTASAPARVVNVASIGQQTIDFDDVMTEREYEGLLAYCRSKLAMIMATFELGAELEGTGVTVNALHPAHLMDTPGVRAYGLTPVTTTADGVRPTVRLLLDPQLAGVTGRYFDRFTETRAHEQAYDTEARERLMKLTHELVGAV encoded by the coding sequence ATGACCCACCCCACCACCTTGATCACCGGCGTCACCCAGGGCATGGGGCGCGCGCTCGCCCTCGACCTGGCGCCCCGCGGCGGCACCCTCCTCCTGCACGGCCGGAACGCCGGACGCCTGGAGGCCGTGGCCGCCGAAGCCCGGGCCGCGGGCCCCGGCACCACGGTCCGTACGTATCTCGCCGACCTCTCCGACCTCGACCAGGTGCACGCGATGGCCGCCCGGATCCGGGCCGACGAGCCGTACCTCGACGGCCTGATCCACAACGCGGTGGCCGGCGGCGGCGCGCGGCCGCTCGTCCGGGAGCTGAGCGCCCAGGGCCATGAACTCCGCTTCGCGGTCAACCACTTGGCGCCCTACGCACTCACCCGCGCCCTGCTGCCGCTGCTCACCGCCTCGGCTCCGGCGCGCGTCGTCAACGTCGCCTCGATCGGTCAGCAGACCATCGACTTCGACGACGTGATGACGGAGCGGGAGTACGAGGGGCTGCTCGCCTACTGCCGGAGCAAGCTGGCCATGATCATGGCGACCTTCGAGCTGGGCGCCGAGCTGGAGGGCACCGGCGTCACGGTGAACGCCCTCCACCCGGCCCACCTGATGGACACGCCAGGCGTCCGCGCCTACGGCCTCACCCCGGTCACCACCACCGCGGACGGTGTCCGCCCGACCGTGCGGCTGCTCCTCGACCCGCAACTGGCCGGCGTCACGGGCCGCTACTTCGACCGGTTCACCGAGACACGGGCCCACGAGCAGGCGTACGACACCGAGGCGCGCGAGCGGCTGATGAAGCTGACGCACGAGCTGGTGGGGGCGGTCTGA
- a CDS encoding alpha/beta fold hydrolase has protein sequence MSPLASGRTAGALALLIAAAATPATAAAHDAKPTVVLVHGAFADASGWNAVAASLRHQGYQVVAPANPLRGLSNDSTYTAGVLKSIEGPIVLVGHSYGGAVISGAAAGNPNVKALVYVAAFMPDKGESPAELSTKFAGSELGTAVRPVPYTDNTGSGVDLYIQNDRFHSVFAADLPERQARLMAVEQRPITAAGFAEKAGAAAWKTIPSWFLVARQDKAIAPDLERFEARRAGSRTVEIDSSHVAMMSHPDTVVGLVDEAAESTC, from the coding sequence ATGTCCCCGCTCGCCTCCGGGCGCACCGCCGGCGCACTCGCCCTCCTCATCGCCGCCGCGGCCACCCCCGCGACCGCCGCAGCCCACGACGCCAAGCCGACCGTCGTCCTCGTGCACGGCGCCTTCGCCGACGCCTCCGGCTGGAACGCGGTCGCCGCGAGCCTCCGGCACCAGGGCTACCAGGTCGTCGCACCCGCCAACCCGCTGCGCGGCCTGAGCAACGACTCCACGTACACGGCCGGCGTCCTGAAGAGCATCGAGGGCCCCATCGTCCTGGTCGGCCACTCGTACGGCGGAGCCGTCATCAGCGGCGCCGCGGCCGGCAACCCGAACGTCAAGGCGCTCGTCTACGTCGCGGCGTTCATGCCCGACAAGGGCGAGTCCCCCGCCGAGCTCTCCACCAAGTTCGCCGGCAGCGAGCTCGGGACGGCCGTGCGCCCCGTCCCGTACACCGACAACACGGGCAGCGGCGTCGACCTGTACATCCAGAACGACAGGTTCCACAGCGTCTTCGCCGCCGACCTGCCCGAGCGGCAGGCGCGGCTCATGGCGGTCGAGCAGCGTCCGATCACGGCCGCGGGCTTCGCCGAGAAGGCCGGGGCGGCGGCCTGGAAGACGATCCCGTCCTGGTTCCTCGTGGCCCGGCAGGACAAGGCGATCGCCCCGGACCTGGAGCGCTTCGAGGCGCGGCGGGCGGGCTCCCGCACCGTGGAGATCGACTCCTCGCACGTCGCCATGATGTCCCACCCCGACACCGTCGTCGGCCTCGTCGACGAGGCCGCGGAATCCACCTGCTGA